A genomic window from Maridesulfovibrio sp. includes:
- a CDS encoding YcaO-like family protein, producing MLELKSCPKVYTKDQDKAVSPEETVSRVKALLDEKCKGVLKCTRKVDTGRLGIPVFISECGDSAREVMPTRKQMGKGASVSQAEASALMELVERFSFFSFWSKPENFTLATYSEAEELWPGKVISIEKILQSVGEEMEPGKARVILDLVRWHFYPALNVHTGEEEYVPLDWFKILNEFNGSSAGNSPEESILQGASELVERHVCAVIDRERPEVPVIDPASCEDEVLANLCKCFDDNDIKYIINDFSFGMPLPTVAVTAWDPSTFPGMSEIVFTAGTSASPSKAAIRAFTEVAQLAGDFETGRVYEASGLPKFTEIEQTGWLGAGQCVKMNSLPSVESDDIYNELKTFAAQLEEKGYTLYTVDTTHPELGVSANYNFVPGFQFRERTPHASLGLFVGRILSEKVALDIAGDGLDVISDIYDGPYFIPFFEGMLALRGGDTSRAVDMFSIAVDMQPADEEKALSAFYTAYALSLEERWPETIPFLDRAIELDDEAKEYFNLRGVAKFKAKDYALAAVDFRAALALDSGSASDLANLGLCHKFMGEDDEAIEYLTTALELDPSLEYAQPHLQELLDK from the coding sequence ATGCTTGAACTTAAATCTTGCCCCAAAGTTTACACCAAGGATCAGGATAAAGCGGTCAGCCCAGAGGAAACCGTTAGCCGTGTGAAAGCACTGCTGGATGAAAAATGCAAAGGTGTGCTTAAGTGCACTCGCAAAGTGGATACCGGACGTCTCGGCATTCCTGTTTTCATCAGTGAATGCGGTGACAGTGCACGTGAAGTTATGCCCACCCGCAAACAGATGGGTAAGGGGGCATCCGTATCTCAGGCCGAGGCATCAGCTCTCATGGAACTGGTCGAGAGGTTCAGCTTTTTCAGTTTCTGGTCCAAGCCCGAAAATTTTACACTTGCAACGTACAGCGAAGCAGAAGAACTCTGGCCTGGGAAAGTTATTTCCATTGAAAAAATCCTACAGTCTGTGGGCGAAGAAATGGAGCCCGGCAAAGCACGGGTTATTCTCGATCTGGTCCGCTGGCATTTCTATCCCGCACTGAACGTTCATACCGGGGAAGAAGAATATGTGCCGCTGGACTGGTTTAAGATTCTCAACGAGTTCAACGGCTCTTCAGCCGGCAACTCTCCCGAAGAGTCAATCCTTCAGGGAGCGAGCGAGCTGGTAGAAAGGCATGTCTGCGCGGTAATCGACCGCGAGCGTCCCGAAGTTCCGGTTATTGATCCCGCTTCCTGCGAAGATGAAGTGCTTGCGAATCTCTGTAAATGTTTTGATGACAACGACATCAAATATATTATCAATGACTTTTCCTTTGGGATGCCTCTGCCTACTGTGGCGGTCACCGCTTGGGACCCATCCACATTTCCGGGTATGAGTGAAATAGTTTTCACTGCCGGCACATCTGCCTCACCGAGCAAGGCTGCAATACGCGCTTTTACCGAAGTCGCTCAGCTGGCTGGCGACTTTGAAACCGGACGTGTTTATGAAGCGTCAGGACTGCCCAAATTCACCGAGATTGAGCAGACAGGCTGGCTGGGAGCAGGGCAGTGCGTGAAAATGAATTCCCTGCCGTCTGTTGAAAGTGATGATATTTATAACGAGTTGAAGACATTTGCGGCTCAGCTGGAAGAAAAGGGCTACACGCTCTACACCGTGGATACCACTCATCCTGAATTGGGAGTTTCCGCGAATTACAACTTTGTTCCGGGTTTTCAGTTCCGCGAGCGCACTCCGCACGCCAGCTTAGGCCTTTTTGTCGGCCGCATTCTCTCCGAGAAAGTAGCTCTTGATATTGCCGGAGACGGTCTGGATGTAATCTCTGATATTTATGATGGTCCGTACTTCATTCCTTTCTTTGAAGGCATGCTCGCTTTGCGTGGCGGCGACACTTCCCGTGCTGTTGATATGTTCAGCATTGCGGTTGATATGCAGCCGGCTGATGAAGAGAAGGCCCTTTCCGCTTTCTATACCGCCTATGCATTGTCGCTTGAAGAACGCTGGCCGGAAACCATTCCTTTTCTGGACCGGGCGATTGAACTTGACGACGAGGCGAAAGAGTATTTCAACCTTCGCGGTGTAGCTAAATTCAAGGCAAAGGATTATGCACTGGCTGCCGTGGATTTCAGGGCTGCCCTTGCGCTTGATAGCGGTTCAGCTTCTGATCTTGCCAATCTCGGATTGTGTCATAAGTTTATGGGGGAAGATGATGAGGCAATAGAGTATTTGACCACTGCTCTTGAGCTTGATCCTTCTCTTGAGTATGCTCAGCCTCACTTACAGGAATTACTTGACAAATAA
- a CDS encoding methyltransferase yields the protein MKNIALKTDVTFDELLAAARNKFGAIRFEEVKVGDQIFELAQIADMPAYLDKLVNKARGGKKIDLPLWAKIWPSSLVLGFYALKFKASEGAKFLEVGTDGGLCGMVAARRGYEVVIADTDDDALLFSRLNAFRNGLDEKIRMNKVDFSETDFEEKYNYIIGCEILHRDDVAESLPGFIAKHLADGKDSEVLLAMDKKRGGKKFFEQTKDSYRLMRQEVPVGGNSGEAKSIVSLVRMGVK from the coding sequence TTGAAAAATATTGCGTTGAAAACCGATGTGACTTTTGATGAGTTGCTAGCGGCTGCCCGGAACAAATTCGGTGCAATCAGGTTTGAAGAAGTAAAAGTTGGCGATCAGATTTTTGAACTGGCCCAGATTGCCGACATGCCTGCTTATCTTGATAAATTAGTTAATAAAGCCAGAGGCGGTAAGAAGATTGACCTGCCTTTGTGGGCAAAAATATGGCCTTCTTCCCTTGTCCTCGGTTTTTATGCTTTGAAGTTCAAGGCAAGCGAAGGTGCCAAATTTTTGGAAGTTGGTACTGACGGCGGACTCTGCGGAATGGTCGCTGCAAGGCGCGGTTACGAAGTTGTGATCGCCGATACTGATGACGACGCGTTGCTGTTTTCCCGGCTGAATGCCTTCCGCAACGGGCTTGATGAGAAAATACGCATGAACAAGGTAGATTTTTCAGAAACTGACTTCGAAGAAAAGTACAACTACATTATCGGCTGTGAAATTCTGCACCGTGACGATGTTGCCGAGTCTCTACCCGGATTTATCGCTAAACATCTGGCGGACGGCAAGGATTCGGAAGTGCTTCTGGCTATGGACAAGAAGCGCGGCGGTAAGAAATTTTTTGAACAGACCAAAGACAGCTATCGTCTTATGCGTCAGGAAGTACCTGTTGGCGGGAATTCAGGTGAAGCTAAATCCATCGTGTCTCTGGTCCGCATGGGGGTTAAATAA
- a CDS encoding glycosyltransferase: MKILALESDFLASAFRELGHEVFYIRWDSVPDERENFLQINRPLFYRDLIYLFEKYSFQPDFVFWHDVGNIPRAWGLEALECPTVGFFIDTYCNPWHVPYSYGFDCSLVAQKNAVPFFHESDYLKLNKWFPLFYNKRRAFNDSTVRDIPVCFVGTVGNKQNLPRKQFLDKFARFCPILVKQGAYQPLFARSKIILNQSAAGELNFRTFEAAACGAAVLTEDCDNGLCDLFTPGENILPTYERGNAQHAAEIALEMLGNEKKLLEIAHEGELLVNEKHSALARAQEVLDLVGELSESVQKRLASGDLIRRKLSLASMFICGESQTAMSPQLIQHYNEMARTYQERWDKVGSFLSPPVHPL, from the coding sequence ATGAAAATTTTAGCGCTGGAATCCGATTTTTTGGCATCTGCATTTCGGGAACTTGGTCATGAAGTTTTTTATATCCGCTGGGATAGCGTCCCGGATGAACGTGAAAACTTTCTTCAAATCAATCGTCCGTTGTTTTACCGAGATCTGATTTATTTGTTTGAGAAATATTCATTCCAACCTGATTTCGTGTTCTGGCATGACGTAGGGAATATCCCGAGGGCTTGGGGTTTGGAAGCCTTGGAATGTCCAACGGTGGGTTTCTTTATCGATACTTACTGCAACCCGTGGCATGTGCCTTATTCGTATGGATTTGACTGTTCTTTGGTTGCTCAGAAAAATGCGGTGCCTTTTTTTCATGAATCAGATTATCTAAAGTTGAATAAGTGGTTCCCGCTCTTTTATAATAAAAGACGGGCATTTAATGATTCTACGGTTCGTGATATCCCGGTTTGTTTTGTCGGGACTGTGGGAAATAAACAGAATCTTCCGCGTAAGCAGTTTTTGGATAAATTTGCCAGATTTTGCCCCATTCTAGTGAAGCAGGGAGCTTACCAGCCGCTTTTTGCCCGTTCAAAGATAATTTTAAACCAGTCTGCCGCCGGGGAATTGAACTTTCGCACTTTCGAAGCCGCTGCATGCGGTGCCGCTGTATTAACAGAAGACTGTGATAACGGGTTGTGTGATTTATTTACACCCGGCGAGAACATTCTGCCTACATATGAGCGGGGTAATGCGCAGCATGCAGCTGAAATTGCTCTTGAAATGTTGGGTAATGAAAAAAAGCTTTTAGAAATAGCGCACGAAGGCGAACTTCTGGTCAATGAGAAACATAGTGCTTTGGCTCGGGCACAGGAAGTTCTGGATCTTGTCGGCGAGTTGTCGGAATCTGTACAGAAGAGACTGGCCAGCGGGGATTTGATCCGCAGGAAACTGTCTCTTGCCAGCATGTTTATCTGCGGTGAATCACAGACAGCCATGTCTCCTCAATTGATCCAGCATTATAACGAGATGGCCCGGACCTATCAGGAGCGCTGGGATAAGGTTGGGAGTTTTTTAAGTCCCCCTGTTCATCCATTGTAA